Proteins found in one Pseudomonadota bacterium genomic segment:
- a CDS encoding L,D-transpeptidase family protein, translated as METTQLNRIYNKLRKFLTNPEELYLVQSIETQTLFVCEKNTIIERYDASTSRFGNGNRENSFKTPLGVHQIKEKIGSGAPAGRIFKERMDTGINWDQVLKEDNLILTRILRLEGLEERINKGAGVDSYERFIYIHGTNQEDLVGTPLSHGCLALRNPDIIRLFEIVREGALICIDPPPIIIDKSPCRSVHFTGIFGTGMSALAQYLRFQGIAVSGSDRLFASEDTASIRQSLEELGCAIVNQDGSGVGADTDVVCISTAIEESNPDIAAAAARGLPIVHRSDLLAALITSKRTIAVAGTSGKSTVTAMIFECLTACGKSPSLISGAPLRRLEKQGLIGNAWSGGSDLLVVEADESDGTLVKYSPEIAVILNISKDHKSVDEIKGLFETLVSKSSWTASNADDPILASLPATVGFGRTSPASWRPDHEQLLPTSVKLFRNGIEYNLPLPGNHNIENLCAALCVCEHFGCEGPTLADAVKSFEGVARRFAVNETGQNVHVVDDFAHNPAKITAAVNAARGLSERIIAVYQPHGFGPTRFLKDEYIATFRTIFRQNDSFYLLPIYYAGGTAQKNISSEDIINGLGPVSFNAQAVHDRNGLLTRLKTDVRSGDCVLVMGARDPSLPALVKKIVKVFGGKTL; from the coding sequence ATGGAAACCACTCAATTAAATCGTATTTACAACAAATTACGGAAATTTTTAACCAACCCGGAAGAACTCTACCTTGTCCAATCGATTGAGACACAAACGCTATTCGTCTGCGAAAAGAACACCATTATCGAGCGATATGACGCCTCTACCTCCCGTTTCGGCAACGGTAATCGTGAGAACTCCTTCAAGACACCCCTCGGTGTCCATCAAATCAAGGAGAAAATCGGGTCCGGAGCTCCTGCGGGGCGTATCTTCAAAGAACGCATGGATACAGGCATCAATTGGGATCAAGTTTTGAAGGAAGATAATTTGATACTGACCCGCATTCTGCGACTGGAAGGCCTGGAGGAGAGAATCAACAAGGGCGCGGGGGTGGATTCCTATGAGCGCTTCATCTATATCCACGGCACCAACCAAGAGGATCTGGTAGGTACCCCCTTGTCACACGGATGCCTGGCCTTACGGAATCCGGATATCATTCGCCTATTTGAAATTGTCAGGGAAGGCGCGCTCATCTGCATCGATCCGCCGCCCATAATTATTGACAAAAGCCCGTGCCGGAGCGTCCATTTCACCGGTATTTTCGGCACCGGCATGAGCGCGCTCGCACAATATCTGCGCTTTCAGGGGATTGCGGTCTCCGGTTCCGATCGTTTATTTGCCAGCGAGGATACCGCCTCCATCCGGCAATCGCTTGAGGAGCTCGGGTGCGCCATAGTCAATCAGGACGGTTCAGGTGTCGGTGCGGATACTGATGTAGTCTGCATCTCAACGGCTATAGAAGAATCGAACCCCGACATCGCTGCTGCTGCCGCCCGTGGTCTTCCCATCGTACATCGCTCCGATCTGCTTGCCGCACTCATCACGTCAAAAAGAACCATTGCAGTCGCCGGTACAAGCGGTAAGTCGACGGTGACGGCAATGATATTTGAATGCTTGACCGCATGCGGGAAATCACCCTCTCTCATAAGCGGCGCCCCCTTGCGCAGACTCGAAAAACAGGGACTGATCGGCAATGCCTGGAGCGGCGGCTCCGATCTACTGGTCGTAGAGGCGGATGAGAGCGACGGAACCCTTGTCAAATATTCTCCAGAGATAGCGGTTATCCTTAATATCTCTAAGGACCACAAGAGCGTTGACGAGATAAAAGGGCTTTTTGAAACGCTGGTTTCAAAATCTTCATGGACTGCTTCAAATGCGGACGATCCGATCCTTGCTTCCCTTCCAGCAACAGTGGGCTTTGGCCGAACCAGTCCGGCCTCCTGGCGACCGGACCATGAACAGCTCCTGCCCACCTCGGTTAAGCTTTTTCGTAACGGCATTGAATACAATTTGCCGCTTCCGGGAAACCACAATATTGAAAATCTGTGCGCCGCACTTTGCGTGTGCGAGCATTTTGGTTGCGAGGGGCCGACTCTTGCCGATGCGGTAAAAAGCTTTGAGGGTGTAGCTCGACGCTTTGCGGTAAACGAGACGGGACAGAACGTGCATGTGGTCGATGATTTTGCCCATAATCCGGCAAAGATAACGGCTGCTGTGAACGCTGCGCGGGGCCTTTCAGAGCGCATTATTGCTGTATACCAGCCGCACGGATTTGGTCCGACGCGATTCTTAAAGGATGAATACATCGCAACCTTTCGAACCATCTTCCGGCAGAATGACTCGTTCTATCTCTTGCCCATCTATTATGCCGGGGGTACTGCCCAGAAAAATATTTCCTCGGAAGATATCATAAACGGCCTCGGTCCCGTATCATTCAATGCACAAGCGGTACACGATCGCAACGGGTTACTGACCAGACTGAAGACCGACGTGAGATCAGGCGATTGCGTTCTTGTCATGGGAGCACGTGATCCGTCTCTACCTGCTTTGGTGAAGAAAATCGTGAAAGTATTCGGTGGAAAAACATTATAA
- a CDS encoding carbon starvation protein A has protein sequence MLESKFLSAILSPAVFVFAALCIFAIAYRYYGLFIATKVLRIDPSRRTPSDSMADGLDYHKTNRFVLFGHHFAAIAGAGPLTGPVLAAQFGFLPGALWILIGAVLGGAVHDIVVLFASVRHRGESLANIARNEIGRTAGTVSSIAFLLILVLTIAGASIAMTNAISDSPWGMLVVATTIPTALIMGVIMKRPGDKSVIIASLVGVIILFLTVFFGSFITEIPILASLFGLSKKQISLLLPVYAFTASVLPVWLLLAPRDYLSTFLKIVTIAALATGIIFLRPTFQMPPFTQYIHGGGPVVPGGVFPFIFITIACGAISGFHATIASGTTPKMIASEKDILFVGYGAMLFEGVVAMMALIAASVLVPADYFAINSSTEMYSKLGMHPFDLPWLSDMVEEKLQGRPGGAVSLAVGIAYIFSKIPAMDKLMSYWYHFAIMFEAVFILTLIDAGTRAGRFLLQEMTGKFIPKFNDHNWLPGMVITGSVFTFMWGYLLYTGSISTIWPLFGISNQLLAACALIIVSTMLVRLGRKKYIWITLIPGIAMAIITLWAGYINITENYLPNNLYLLAFLCGFIMFLIILIIASAGIKIIKLLRIKDMVTDNWGDHVLAKVEDENPH, from the coding sequence ATGCTGGAAAGCAAATTCCTATCAGCAATACTAAGTCCGGCTGTATTTGTATTTGCCGCATTGTGTATTTTTGCTATAGCTTACAGGTATTACGGCCTTTTCATAGCGACAAAAGTCTTGCGGATAGATCCGTCGCGGCGAACACCCTCTGACAGCATGGCTGATGGTTTAGATTACCATAAAACAAACCGTTTTGTTCTTTTTGGACATCATTTCGCGGCTATAGCAGGAGCTGGTCCGCTCACTGGGCCTGTTCTCGCTGCCCAGTTCGGTTTTTTACCTGGCGCGCTCTGGATTTTGATAGGAGCGGTGCTCGGAGGAGCTGTTCACGATATTGTTGTCCTTTTCGCGTCAGTTCGGCATAGAGGCGAGAGCCTTGCAAATATAGCGAGAAATGAAATTGGAAGAACTGCAGGTACGGTTTCCTCAATTGCATTTCTCCTGATCCTTGTTCTAACAATCGCCGGTGCGTCAATAGCCATGACAAACGCCATTTCTGATAGCCCATGGGGAATGCTGGTTGTCGCGACAACCATACCGACTGCGCTAATCATGGGTGTTATTATGAAAAGGCCTGGAGATAAATCCGTGATTATTGCGAGTCTTGTTGGTGTCATTATCTTATTCCTGACTGTGTTTTTTGGCAGCTTTATTACCGAAATCCCGATACTTGCATCACTTTTCGGACTGAGCAAAAAACAGATATCGTTATTGCTGCCCGTCTATGCGTTTACCGCTTCGGTGCTTCCTGTGTGGCTCCTCCTTGCCCCGAGAGATTACCTGTCGACTTTTTTGAAGATCGTTACAATTGCTGCGCTCGCTACAGGGATTATTTTTCTGCGACCGACCTTTCAAATGCCGCCATTTACCCAATATATCCATGGAGGCGGACCCGTTGTCCCGGGCGGTGTTTTCCCGTTTATCTTCATAACCATCGCTTGCGGGGCAATCTCCGGGTTCCATGCGACAATCGCATCCGGCACAACACCAAAGATGATAGCCAGCGAAAAAGATATTTTATTTGTCGGATACGGCGCCATGCTGTTTGAAGGGGTTGTAGCCATGATGGCCCTGATAGCTGCCTCAGTTCTTGTGCCTGCCGATTATTTCGCAATTAATTCATCGACTGAAATGTACTCAAAACTGGGCATGCATCCCTTTGATCTTCCCTGGCTTTCTGACATGGTCGAAGAGAAACTTCAGGGCAGGCCCGGCGGAGCAGTTTCTCTTGCTGTTGGAATAGCCTATATATTTTCAAAAATCCCTGCCATGGATAAACTGATGTCGTACTGGTATCATTTTGCCATAATGTTTGAGGCTGTATTTATACTTACACTTATTGATGCAGGAACAAGGGCAGGCAGATTTCTCCTGCAGGAGATGACCGGGAAATTTATTCCAAAATTCAATGACCATAACTGGCTTCCAGGAATGGTCATTACCGGATCAGTCTTTACATTCATGTGGGGATATCTGCTTTATACCGGATCAATATCAACCATCTGGCCGTTATTTGGAATCAGCAATCAGCTTCTGGCGGCGTGCGCGTTGATTATTGTAAGTACAATGCTTGTCCGTCTCGGGAGAAAAAAATATATATGGATAACTCTTATACCTGGAATTGCCATGGCAATAATTACACTCTGGGCCGGATACATCAATATAACCGAGAATTATCTGCCGAATAATCTCTATCTGCTTGCGTTTCTCTGTGGTTTTATAATGTTTCTGATTATTCTCATTATCGCTTCTGCAGGTATAAAGATAATAAAACTTTTACGCATTAAAGATATGGTGACGGATAACTGGGGAGATCATGTTCTGGCAAAAGTTGAGGATGAGAATCCGCATTAA